The Malus sylvestris chromosome 12, drMalSylv7.2, whole genome shotgun sequence genome contains a region encoding:
- the LOC126591924 gene encoding histone H4-like gives MTGRGKGGKGLGKGGAKRHRKVLRDNIQGITKPAIRRLARRGGVKRISGLIYEETRGVLKIFLENVIRDAVTYTEHARRKTVTAMDVVYALKRQGRTLYGFGG, from the coding sequence ATGACGGGACGCGGCAAGGGAGGCAAGGGGCTGGGAAAGGGGGGAGCCAAGAGGCACAGGAAGGTGCTGAGGGACAACATCCAGGGCATCACCAAGCCCGCCATCCGCCGTCTGGCTCGCCGTGGTGGCGTCAAGCGTATCAGTGGCCTCATCTACGAGGAGACTCGGGGAGTGCTCAAGATCTTCTTGGAGAATGTGATCCGTGACGCTGTGACCTACACTGAGCACGCCAGGAGGAAGACAGTGACGGCGATGGACGTTGTCTACGCGCTCAAGAGGCAGGGCAGGACTCTCTACGGGTTTGGGGGTTAG
- the LOC126591925 gene encoding dolichyl-diphosphooligosaccharide--protein glycosyltransferase subunit 4A codes for MMDDQDLGFFANFLGIFIFVLVIAYHYVMADPKYEGN; via the coding sequence ATGATGGATGACCAGGACCTGGGCTTCTTTGCCAATTTTCTCGGCATCTTCATATTTGTACTGGTAATAGCGTATCATTATGTGATGGCCGACCCAAAATATGAAGGCAACTAA
- the LOC126592237 gene encoding uncharacterized protein LOC126592237, giving the protein MVWERPHITFLKPNYLDSGERLQEIEVPLRGMEIALSSCSSHPINLIDEELRRNLQSSEVEVSLRLLLAKYSLPSDATLAPKSYREIFDKPLWAGKPTTNNRENLPAFFLLYCMELLLENQPIAWNPLNTRKPNQQPSDSQNQRRWNFKTVWRNIIPSTRSIIFALKCSLALGLAVLFGLLYNKENGYWSGLAIAFSFVTGRQATFTVTNARVQGTALGSIYGIIWLFIFQRLEKFKLLPLIPWIFFCHFLRHSRMYGQAGGISAAIAALLILGRENYGPPSEFAFARMIEASIGLLCFLLVEIVFYPIRAATLAKNKLSQSMEALRDCIGGVNLCVPASTGLREKQRKLKSHVKELETFIQEAETEPNCWFLPFQGASYNRVLGSLSKIADLLLFVAYKTEFLAQVEQNFGGVWEELRQQMNADLELLKGCLEEASSIKSLPVSETMSESDYHDSDLGKPPRGFATLGCTDDVETIVSSFLQHLQEVADKVHTSDSEEKHKSQMVLCLTSLGFCIPSVMRETMEMKKEVRKLVKLNAPT; this is encoded by the coding sequence ATGGTGTGGGAGAGACCACATATCACATTTCTGAAACCAAATTATCTGGACTCAGGTGAAAGGTTGcaagaaattgaggttccactgAGGGGGATGGAAATAGCTTTATCTAGTTGCTCTTCACATCCTATAAACCTAATTGATGAAGAACTAAGACGCAATTTACAAAGTTCAGAAGTTGAGGTTAGCCTAAGGCTTCTGCTAGCTAAGTACTCTTTGCCTTCCGATGCAACATTGGCTCCGAAATCATACAGAGAAATCTTCGACAAGCCACTTTGGGCCGGAAAACCCACCACCAATAACCGTGAGAATCTTCCGGCTTTCTTCCTCTTGTACTGCATGGAACTCCTCCTAGAAAACCAACCCATTGCCTGGAATCCTCTAAACACTAGGAAACCTAACCAACAACCCAGTGATTCGCAAAATCAACGGCGGTGGAACTTCAAAACTGTTTGGAGAAACATAATCCCAAGTACCAGGAGTATAATTTTTGCTCTCAAGTGCTCACTTGCATTAGGCCTTGCTGTGTTATTCGGCTTGTTGTATAACAAGGAAAACGGGTACTGGTCAGGCCTCGCCATTGCCTTCAGCTTTGTAACAGGACGGCAAGCAACATTCACAGTTACAAATGCTCGAGTTCAAGGAACGGCACTGGGATCGATCTATGGAATCATATGGTTATTTATTTTCCAAAGACTTGAGAAATTCAAGCTCTTACCACTCATACCTTGGATCTTTTTCTGCCATTTTCTTAGGCATAGCAGGATGTATGGCCAAGCTGGTGGGATCTCGGCAGCCATTGCAGCATTACTTATCTTGGGTAGGGAAAACTATGGTCCTCCAAGTGAATTTGCATTTGCAAGAATGATAGAGGCATCCATTGGACTACTTTGTTTCCTTTTAGTAGAGATTGTCTTTTATCCGATAAGAGCAGCGACCCTAGCGAAAAATAAGCTCTCGCAAAGCATGGAGGCGCTTCGAGATTGTATAGGAGGAGTAAATCTTTGCGTACCGGCTTCTACAGGATTGAGGGAAAAGCAGAGGAAGCTCAAGTCCCATGTCAAAGAACTAGAAACATTCATCCAAGAAGCTGAAACAGAGCCTAATTGCTGGTTCTTGCCCTTCCAGGGTGCCAGTTACAATCGGGTCCTAGGATCTTTATCAAAAATCGCTGATCTTTTACTATTTGTGGCCTATAAGACGGAGTTTCTCGCACAAGTAGAGCAGAACTTTGGAGGTGTTTGGGAGGAACTAAGGCAACAAATGAATGCTGATCTAGAGCTGCTAAAGGGTTGCCTTGAGGAGGCGTCTTCGATTAAGTCCCTGCCGGTATCCGAGACAATGTCGGAAAGTGATTACCATGACAGTGATTTGGGCAAACCACCGAGGGGATTTGCGACTTTGGGTTGTACTGATGATGTTGAGACTATTGTGAGTAGCTTTCTTCAACATTTGCAGGAAGTGGCTGACAAGGTACATACTAGTGACAGTGAAGAGAAACATAAGAGCCAAATGGTTCTTTGTTTGACTAGCCTGGGATTCTGCATTCCAAGCGTGATGagagaaacaatggagatgaagaaagaagTGAGAAAACTAGTCAAATTGAATGCGCCTACATAG
- the LOC126592238 gene encoding uncharacterized protein LOC126592238 produces the protein MEHKLGLSCIHLVLHQALPLERFCGGFAGVHALAVEENCVWAVFFIVYVGTVIHGAQTGVVMHPLGVASSTALGAFASVVAMLFPYPRLSYYEVSKSWRMYAGNASQRLACFVEAISSRDKSGALEFLSRGQSLSKEAAKLLQSISNNLVNY, from the exons ATGGAGCACAAACTGGGGTTGTCATGCATCCACTTGGTGTTGCATCAAGCACTGCCCTTGGAGCGCTTTTGTGGTGGCTTTGCCGGAGTCCACGCACTTGCTGTCGAAGAGAATTGCGTTTGGgcagttttttttattgtttatgttggCACTGTGATTCATGGAGCACAAACTGGGGTTGTCATGCATCCACTTGGTGTTGCATCAAGCACTGCCCTTGGAGCTTTCGCTTCTGTTGTTGCTATGTTGTTTCCTTATCCTCGGCTATCTTACTATGAG GTCAGTAAATCATGGCGCATGTATGCCGGAAATGCTTCTCAGAGGTTAGCTTGCTTCGTTGAGGCCATCTCTTCCCGGGACAAGAGCGGAGCGCTCGAATTCCTCTCTCGAGGACAATCTCTCTCCAAAGAAGCAGCTAAGCTTCTTCAAAGCATCAGTAATAATCTGGTAAACTACTAA
- the LOC126591927 gene encoding dolichyl-diphosphooligosaccharide--protein glycosyltransferase subunit 4A-like, with protein MMDDQDLGFFANFLGIFIFVLVIAYHYVMADPKYEGS; from the coding sequence ATGATGGATGATCAGGACCTGGGCTTCTTTGCCAATTTTCTCGGCATCTTCATATTTGTACTGGTAATAGCGTATCATTATGTGATGGCCGACCCAAAATATGAAGGCAGCTAA
- the LOC126591923 gene encoding uncharacterized protein LOC126591923, protein MSGLRWRRGLMEVVNQQDKIQKENSTSVASNAHGEKYRKPKPTYLKPFRFRTDERGMFKEATLEKKTHAPLKEITLVRTPGAKSTSKHKNVIQVYLGATSALCVV, encoded by the exons ATGTCTGGGCTTAGGTGGAGACGTGGACTTATGGAAGTG GTCAATCAACAAGATAAGATTCAGAAAGAAAACTCCACATCTGTTGCCAGCAATGCTCATGGGGAGAAGTATAGGAAACCAAAGCCTACATATCTGAAGCCCTTTAGGTTTAGAACTGAT gaaagagGGATGTTTAAGGAAGCAACTTTGGAGAAAAAAACTCATGCACCACTGAAGGAGATCACATTAGTCAGGACTCCAGGGGCAAAGTCAACAAGCAAACATAAGAATGTGATACAGGTATACTTGGGAGCTACAAGTGCTTTGTGTGTGGTTTGA